The following proteins are co-located in the Peromyscus maniculatus bairdii isolate BWxNUB_F1_BW_parent chromosome 23, HU_Pman_BW_mat_3.1, whole genome shotgun sequence genome:
- the LOC143266816 gene encoding disks large homolog 5-like: MKQKELLTRQRDMAVKLQHHFTVSQMRFENFHQELEQTTAQEESLLQKELLVQKHYVPAPLQKTEKAGRSQRHLEGTIFYTPGSRPPQKMSPLFSCELTSEANINLPSGSPATV; encoded by the exons atgaagcagaaggagctgctcacccggcaaagggacatggcagtaaagctgcagcatcacttcactgtgtcccagatgag gtttgaaaacttccaccaggaactggagcagaccacagcccaggaagagagcctcctgcagaaggagctgctggtgcagaaacactatgttccag cacctcttcagaaaactgagaaggctggaagaagccagagacaccttgaaggcacaatattctacactccaggttcacggcctcctcagaaaatgtcacctcttttcagctgtgaactcactagtgaggcaaatatcaacttACCATCAGGCAGTCCAGCCACAGTCTGA